In Mangifera indica cultivar Alphonso chromosome 7, CATAS_Mindica_2.1, whole genome shotgun sequence, the genomic window atagttatataatagataatataactgataatttaattattatttttattttaaatattcttaaataatattaattttattataattatatttttatttattaattttttagaataaaaataactttattttcaattaatataataattaatataaaaagaattttagaataattatacttacagatatttaagtaaaatttttaattatttttaattaaatacaataattatttatgtttactatttttatcaattttatcaaatataataatcgtttatatccaataatcttataattaatctatctttaaattaattttttaattttaataataaaatattattcaaactaaatattttcCCTACCGTAAATGCTCATTAAAGTGGAGGAAGTTGTTGCACAGCTAACAGTCCTTCCTggtgaataaaatttaaattttgatgatgttataaatacataaaaaattgagttcaaaatttcataaatataatcgTGACAAAATTTTGCAAgttctttaaaatttcataaataatttattttgaaaaatattttagaaacatTTTCCAAGCAGTGGTTTggctaatatttttaataaaaacattataaaaataataaatagaaaaagcTTTTGACTGTTTCTAAAAGTAAGCTCCTTGTAAGATCCGTGGGCGGGAGTCTACTATATATTTGTCCCATAAGATACTTACAGTCCTTGTAAAAATAcgaaaaaaattacttaattatttttattttattatttcttaatttcaattaatcattttatttctcAGTTTGATCAAGTCTTCGAcagcaaacaaaataaaaaacacatgtaaaaatttaaggaaagaaggttaataatatcataaaatattttaaatttgcaaaaaaaaaaaaaaaattatttaattaaaatcggGAATCGAGATCAAAACACCTTAAAACATTCATAACGGCGCCGTTTCTCTGCACTAATGACAGATAGATAAggcaattttatttatttttcaattttcacacattttgacttttatttttctgtttagtTCTTCAatctgtttttattatttattatttttatttttagtcccaatctcttctctttctctctaaaCAAGCAGACCCACAGCCACAGGCTACAAACGTATCAGTTCATATcaaattctagggtttttcttcaattttgtcgtctaattgatatatcataacactggtaagttaattattattattattatttttgatattgttGGTATTATTCTGTGAATGACTGAACGTTCACAGATCATTCAATTTATTGCTCTCACTATGCTTTTAGTTGATTTCGTTACCTCGCATTAGGCTAGTTAATTTCTTTCGTTTTCTCACTGATTTTAGGGCTTCGATTTGCATTTTCTTCAATTCTGGTGATGTGAGGATAGTTGCTGTAATCGTTGTCGCTTCACTTGTTTTTGCTGTCGAATTAAGTGCGATTGTGGATGTTTACTAATTGACTTCTCTCACTGTCTTctgtttatttgttatttttatttttttatgcaatGAGTAAATCTATTGAGTGCATTTTGGTCAACATGGCTTCAATCTATTTTAGCGTGCTCTGTTCTCTTGCCTTTTGCTTGTAAAATTAGTGTGAAAGGACTAAAAGTTGAAGAATCCGGTTTCTTAATCATTCCACGGAAGTATTAGTTGCTGATTACAGGCACTTTCTTTACTGAAACAAAACAGTGGTTTTTTACTTAAATGAAAAGTTAAATTTGGAATTAGCTTATGAAATTAGAGTGAAAGGACTAAAAAGGTGAATGATCCAGTTTCTTAATCACTGCACGGAATTATTTGTTCTACAGAAGTATTTGTTACTGATTCCAGACTGTTTCTCTGCTGAAGCAAAATTTGTGGTCTTTTATTTAATGAAAGGTTAAATTGCCAGTACTGCTATTGGCAGTATGATTGAGTTTGAACAATTTAGCAACTGATTCATGTTTATCACCTTTATTCTGGAAGTAAATAGAGGATGTGACATGtgatttttaatgtaaaatttatttctacATGGTTATGATGAGTCTTTCATTCAAGCGATAAAGAGAAGATAttgattctttatttttgtcaGCTGAAAGGAATTAGTATGTGACTGTTAGATAACATattgtttattgatatttgtttaagGAGTTGCAATGCACCGAGTGGGGAGTGCGGGTAACAATGCCAATTCTACTCGGCCCCGTAAAGAGAAGAGGTTGACATATGTGTTAAATGATGCTGATTACATGAAGGTGAAatgatttattagtaatttttcattttttactatcagtattatattatgtttCTTTTCCAAACTGCTTTAGGTAACATTTCTTGCGGTATGCTTGCTCATTTGTGAGACACGctcattttttctatttagtTAAGATGATGATTCTATATTCATTTATACAAAGGAGTAATTTAGGACACTCAAACTTGGGAGATGGTGGTATTATTCTATGGGTGCTCTGTATGCATGAGCTTCATGCATTCTCTTTTTTAAAGCAGAAAAATTGACATTCAATAGCTTCTGATTAGTTTCTGATATTCTAATGTGGTTCTTGAACATCATTAAGTTGAGCAGTTTTAAGTTCTGTATATCTTAATTAATAATGTATTCATTGTAAAACTCAAATATCACTCTCTCTTGGTCAATGAGAAAGTAAATTTGTCGAGCACTTTTTTTGATGAAGctgaactttttttaaatttattcttatactGGAAAGATAACTGGAAGTACAAGTATGAGACCCATCCATTTTTGAAATTAGTCATATGTGTATATTATGCTTATTGTTTACCATATTTGTTGCCTTCTGCTCAATCTTGAGGCTTCTATATTTGCTGAAAAGAGGTTGCGACTGACTTTATTTATGTAGTGGAGTTATAGATCCTCATGTTGCTATGTTTGAAGTGTTCATCTTGCAGCATTGTGCTGGCATAAACTGTTTGGCTGTATCAAAGTCATCAGCATCTGATGGCTATGATTACCTATTCACTGGGAGCCGAGATGGCACATTAAAGAGATGGACACTGGCTGAAGACGCTGCTAGCTGCTCTGCTACATTGGAGTCACATGTTGATTGggtacattattttaattattattttagtttaattcttCTTTATTCATAATAGATCAAGGTTTTGGTTGATGCTTATTAATTTGAATGCATAAGCTGCTAGCTATCCTTCTAACATGCGCTGAATATCTGTGGTTGTGCAGGTTAATGATGCTGTACTTGCAGGTGATAGCACACTTGTTTCCTGCTCTTCTGATACCACCCTCAAGGTTTGTTAATCTTCATTAATTATGATGATCTTGTAATATGCTCTATTTGGCTgttttttgttgattggtttGTTGTTTTTTGGGTTGCGATATTCCAGACATGGAATTGCTTGTCTGATGGAACTTGTACCAGGACTCTGCGTCAGCACTCTGACTATGTTACTTGTCTCGCAGCAGCaggaaaaaatgtaatttctATGTCTAATTTTTTGTGCGTCTTATAAACTTCTTTGATGAAAGGTTCCTGTTAGTGAAATCTTGCTGTATAAGCTTTATTTCAATTTGGTCACATAATTGCTAATGTAGATATAACGTCTATGTTATCAAAGTCATTTTTCTGATCCTCTTTTAGTGTATCATGCATTTTAGAGCAATATTGTTGCTTCTGGTGGTCTTGGTGGGGAGGTTTTTGTATGGGATATTGAAGCCACAGGTACTCCACTCTCAAAACAAAGTGATGCAATGGAAGAAGATTGCTCAAATGGTGTCAATGGTTCTGGGAATTCTTTACCAATAACAAGTTTACGAACTATTAGCTCAAGCAATAGCATCTCTGTGCACACAAGTCAGTCACAGGGATATGTACCTATTGCTGCCAAAGGCCATAAGGAGTCTGTCTATGCATTGGCTATGAATGATAGTGGAACCCTTCTTGTCTCTGGTGGAACTGAGAaggtataattaattataattgtaattttagcATTCTGATTTCGTCATGTTTGTAAATGAgatgaattttatttagttgTCATGCTTACTCTAGGTTGTTCGTGTTTGGGACCCAAGAACTGGTTCAAAGACTATGAAGCTAAGAGGGCATACAGATAACATTAGAGCTCTGCTTCTAGACTCTACTGGCAGGTTTGTTGAATAGAGTCTGCTGCTACAGATATCTGCTATACTTGGATAGTGTTCTGGTCtaaatttcattataatatGATCATATTTGTCTTAAGTAGTTCGTCAACTATTTTCAAAGAACTGATAATGTACATCAGATGCATATTTTAACACAAGAGACAGGTTTCTGATGGGCAATGCCTCTTAATGTTAGATTTTCTTGTAATGTTCTTGAGATAAAGTTATGGTTTATTGTTTGATTGGCTTTATATGATAATTGACTTATTTACTTTTCATTTTTGCAGGTTTTGCTTATCAGGATCCTCTGACTCTATGATCAGGTAGATAGTCTATTATGTTGCTCTAATGTTACCCCGATCATGCAATTGCATAAGATTTTTGCTTTAATTGTTGTGGATTTTTGTCCAAAGGTTATGGGATCTTGGTCAACAGCGATGTGTGCATTCTTATGCGGTGCATACAGATTCTGTGTGGGCACTTGCAAGCACTCCAACCTTTAATCATGTTTATAGTGGTGGGAGAGACCTCTCTGTAAGTGCCTTTATTTGTGAAAAGACAGTGTGAAAGCAAATCTTCCCGCATTTTCTCAATTCCTACCATAGAGCTTTGGTACTCAATTGTGCATATTTTCTCAGTTATACTTGACAGACTTGGCAACAAGAGAGTCTCTCCTTCTTTGCACAGGGGAACACCCCATTCTGCAATTGGCATTGCATGATGATAATATATGGGCTGCAACAACTGATTCTTCGGTTTATAGGTGGCCGGCTGAAGGACATAATCCTCAAAAGGTTTTTCAAAGAGGTGGTTCATTCTTAGctggaaatttgtcattttcaagGGCAAGGGTTTCCATGGAAGGATCCACCCCTGTAAGTGATTTTATACTTCCTGTTAATTGTGCAATAGTTGCTGTTGCATGCTGTTATTTCTTGTGTTCCCACTAAAAATCCTAGTTCTGAAATTGTATGCCCATTGGATTCTCCATCACAGAGGCTTCATAGTTGGGTTGATTGCTGAGGATTAATTGGACACAGGGATAGTTTTAGTATTTTGAATGGTTGTTGTGTTATTGCTTGATAGTtgattataaatatcaattttcttaTCCCCAATTCCCCTTAAGTGCTGGCTGAGTTGCTTTTCCTCACAGTATTCTGTTTGTGGTTGGATGAGAATTTTTTATGAGTGTTAAGTAATGTTCAAATAAATGATATCTCTCTAAGGggtatacatatgtatatatgcatacaCTCTGACTTTTGGGTACTTATAGTTTGGCCTTTTTCATAGGTTCCTGTTTATAAAGAACCAAACTTTACAATTCCTGGAACCCCAGGAATAGTGCAgcatgaaattttaaataatcgAAGGCATGTCTTGACTAAGGTGAATATTAGagtttcaatttatattcactagttttaatattaaatttctaGCTTTGGCATTTGGGTTTTTCTTGAACTGATATGTTGTGCCTCTTTGATAGGATACTGCTGGTTCAGTAAAGCTATGGGAGATTACGCGAGGTGTTGTGGTTGAGGACTATGGAAAGGTAACCAGAagctttttttcttaatttttcattattttccttttgtcTCACTAGAACT contains:
- the LOC123221222 gene encoding WD repeat-containing protein 48-like, yielding MHRVGSAGNNANSTRPRKEKRLTYVLNDADYMKHCAGINCLAVSKSSASDGYDYLFTGSRDGTLKRWTLAEDAASCSATLESHVDWVNDAVLAGDSTLVSCSSDTTLKTWNCLSDGTCTRTLRQHSDYVTCLAAAGKNSNIVASGGLGGEVFVWDIEATGTPLSKQSDAMEEDCSNGVNGSGNSLPITSLRTISSSNSISVHTSQSQGYVPIAAKGHKESVYALAMNDSGTLLVSGGTEKVVRVWDPRTGSKTMKLRGHTDNIRALLLDSTGRFCLSGSSDSMIRLWDLGQQRCVHSYAVHTDSVWALASTPTFNHVYSGGRDLSLYLTDLATRESLLLCTGEHPILQLALHDDNIWAATTDSSVYRWPAEGHNPQKVFQRGGSFLAGNLSFSRARVSMEGSTPVPVYKEPNFTIPGTPGIVQHEILNNRRHVLTKDTAGSVKLWEITRGVVVEDYGKVSFEEKKEQLFEMVSIPAWFTVDTRLGSLSVHLDTPQCFSAEMYSADLQISGKPEDDKVNLARETLKGLLAHWLAKKRQKVGSQASANGDILSGKDINTRSLTHSRMEVDGNPENDSVVYPPFEFSTISPPSTITEGSQGGPWRKKITDLDGTEDEKDFPYWCLDCVLNNRLPPRENTKCSFYLHPCEGSAVQILTQGKLSAPRILRIQKVINYVVEKTVPDKPLDGVNSDGTFPGLAGGLLQHSAVGDSFRSGLKPWQKPKPLIEILCNNQVLSPEMSLATVRAYVWKKPEDLVLNYRVVQGK